The following are encoded together in the Xanthobacter autotrophicus Py2 genome:
- a CDS encoding AMP-dependent synthetase and ligase (PFAM: AMP-dependent synthetase and ligase~KEGG: rle:RL4301 putative acetyl-coenzyme A synthetase), which translates to MLAHTSEYERRCRAFSWDIPRRYNMAVHACDGIAARAPDRPALFLPHGAGFRPVSYGALAAASNRLAHALLAHGIGRGDRVAILLPQSLDVLVTHLAVYKMGAIAVPLAGAFGVDAIAYRLADSGARALVTDDAGLAKVVERPQALGLLINVDGARAGVLDFTTLLDAASDRPLAITSGPDDPALMIYTSGTTGQPKGALHGHRVLLPHVSGVTFTHEGIGQAGDRMWTPSDWAWAGGLLNTILPALALGVPVVAQPRGKFDPEAAFDLIKRAQVRNVFIPPTALKMMRAVPDPKTRFNFDLRTVGSAGEALGAETFEWGRQALGVPVNEFYGQTECNYVIGSSAALGVAKAGATGKAVPGHEVAVLGEDGAVLPPGQMGQIAVRAPDPVMFLEYWNRPDATQEKVRDGWLITGDLATQDEEGYFHFLGRDDDVITSAGYRIGPAEIEDVLLRHPAVSIAAAVGKKDPLRTEIVKAVIVLMPGITPSPALEDDIRAFVRTRLAAYEYPREIEFVAELPLTTTGKVIRRLLRD; encoded by the coding sequence ATGCTGGCGCACACGAGTGAATACGAGCGCCGGTGCCGGGCGTTTTCCTGGGATATCCCGCGCCGCTACAACATGGCGGTCCATGCCTGCGACGGCATTGCCGCCCGCGCGCCCGACCGTCCGGCCCTGTTCCTGCCCCATGGCGCAGGCTTTCGCCCGGTCTCCTACGGCGCGCTGGCTGCGGCCTCCAACCGGCTGGCCCACGCCCTTCTGGCCCACGGCATCGGGCGCGGCGACCGGGTGGCGATCCTGCTGCCCCAGTCGCTGGACGTGCTGGTCACCCACCTCGCCGTCTACAAGATGGGCGCCATCGCGGTGCCGCTGGCCGGCGCCTTCGGGGTGGACGCCATCGCCTATCGCCTCGCCGATTCCGGCGCCAGGGCCCTCGTCACCGACGATGCCGGCCTTGCCAAGGTGGTGGAGCGGCCGCAGGCGCTGGGGCTCCTCATCAATGTGGACGGGGCGCGGGCGGGGGTGCTCGATTTCACCACCCTGCTGGATGCCGCCTCCGACCGGCCGCTCGCCATCACCTCCGGCCCGGACGATCCGGCGCTGATGATCTACACCTCCGGCACCACCGGCCAGCCCAAGGGCGCGCTGCACGGCCACCGGGTGCTCCTGCCCCATGTGAGCGGCGTCACCTTCACCCATGAGGGCATCGGCCAGGCGGGCGACCGCATGTGGACCCCCTCCGACTGGGCCTGGGCCGGCGGGCTGCTCAACACCATCCTCCCCGCGCTGGCACTGGGGGTGCCGGTGGTGGCGCAGCCGCGCGGCAAGTTCGACCCCGAGGCGGCCTTCGACCTGATCAAGCGGGCGCAGGTGCGCAACGTCTTCATCCCGCCCACCGCGCTCAAGATGATGCGCGCCGTGCCGGACCCCAAGACCCGCTTCAACTTCGACCTGCGCACCGTGGGCTCGGCGGGCGAGGCGCTGGGGGCGGAGACCTTCGAATGGGGCCGGCAGGCCCTCGGCGTGCCGGTGAACGAGTTCTACGGCCAGACCGAATGCAATTACGTCATCGGCTCCTCGGCGGCGCTGGGCGTGGCGAAAGCCGGGGCCACCGGCAAGGCGGTGCCGGGCCACGAGGTTGCGGTGCTGGGCGAAGACGGCGCCGTGCTGCCCCCCGGCCAGATGGGGCAGATCGCGGTGCGCGCGCCCGATCCGGTCATGTTCCTTGAGTACTGGAACAGGCCGGACGCCACGCAGGAGAAGGTGCGCGACGGCTGGCTCATCACCGGGGACCTCGCGACCCAGGACGAGGAGGGCTATTTCCACTTCCTCGGCCGCGACGACGATGTGATCACCTCCGCCGGCTATCGCATCGGCCCAGCGGAGATCGAGGATGTGCTGCTGCGCCATCCGGCGGTGTCCATCGCCGCCGCGGTGGGCAAGAAGGACCCGCTGCGCACCGAGATCGTCAAGGCGGTGATCGTGCTGATGCCCGGCATCACACCCTCGCCGGCGCTGGAGGACGACATCCGCGCCTTCGTGCGCACCCGCCTTGCAGCTTACGAATATCCCCGCGAGATCGAGTTCGTGGCCGAGCTGCCCCTGACCACCACGGGCAAGGTCATCCGCCGGCTGCTCAGGGACTGA
- a CDS encoding Sel1 domain protein repeat-containing protein (PFAM: Sel1 domain protein repeat-containing protein~KEGG: bbt:BBta_1276 hypothetical protein): MKLTAPPALRRLLAALLLAAILGPPVTPAGAGAPSTSGAFALYARGDYEAAAAELTPLAWAGDPRAQGLLGFLYEYGKGVPQNYVAAANWYASAAEQGEATAQYLLGLLYDKGHGVPRDVVLSQKWLILATARASRRERDVYTRLRNAVATKMSPAQLATAQRLAIEWAPVRGLPVQ, translated from the coding sequence ATGAAGCTGACGGCTCCCCCTGCCCTGCGCCGGCTGCTGGCCGCGCTCCTGCTCGCGGCCATCCTCGGCCCGCCGGTGACGCCCGCCGGCGCGGGGGCGCCCTCCACCTCCGGCGCCTTCGCGCTCTACGCGCGGGGCGACTATGAGGCGGCGGCCGCCGAGCTGACGCCGCTGGCGTGGGCCGGCGATCCCCGCGCCCAGGGCCTGCTCGGCTTCCTCTACGAATACGGCAAGGGCGTGCCACAGAATTATGTGGCGGCGGCCAACTGGTACGCCAGCGCGGCCGAGCAGGGCGAGGCGACGGCGCAATATCTGCTGGGCCTGCTCTACGACAAGGGCCACGGCGTGCCGCGCGATGTGGTGCTGTCGCAGAAGTGGCTCATCCTCGCCACCGCCCGGGCCTCCAGGCGCGAGCGGGATGTCTACACCAGGCTGCGCAATGCGGTGGCCACCAAGATGAGCCCCGCCCAGCTCGCCACCGCCCAGCGCCTCGCCATCGAATGGGCGCCGGTACGCGGGCTGCCGGTGCAATAG
- a CDS encoding protein of unknown function UPF0150 (PFAM: protein of unknown function UPF0150~KEGG: bra:BRADO1670 hypothetical protein, putative DNA-binding domain): MSAPVAPDLDAYPVTLAPIPPEEGGGFVASFPDVPGCHGVGETEEEALADGRLALFACIDALKAADREPPAPGSAKA; this comes from the coding sequence ATGAGCGCCCCCGTCGCCCCCGATCTTGATGCCTATCCGGTCACCCTCGCGCCGATCCCGCCCGAGGAGGGTGGCGGCTTCGTGGCAAGCTTTCCCGATGTGCCCGGCTGCCACGGCGTGGGCGAGACGGAGGAGGAAGCCCTCGCCGACGGCCGGCTGGCCCTGTTCGCCTGCATCGATGCCCTGAAGGCCGCCGACCGCGAGCCGCCCGCACCCGGTTCGGCGAAGGCCTGA
- a CDS encoding conserved hypothetical protein (KEGG: bbt:BBta_2161 hypothetical protein) codes for MTVPARPALAAAPAHEAAVAVHAVPALVLKHGFRLLVLRELAAGDGPAGFAVIEQALLRPPPRTIRHGVAFALAFRPEVVAFLTFHLGRPGTRGPDDLPLRNPHWPALSWHRAERLWSDGARSIEWSADILFAREDDCSAFARQFHSALGIEQPVG; via the coding sequence ATGACCGTGCCCGCCCGTCCGGCTCTGGCCGCCGCGCCCGCCCATGAGGCGGCCGTCGCGGTCCATGCGGTTCCCGCTCTGGTGTTGAAGCACGGTTTCCGCCTGCTGGTGCTGCGCGAGCTCGCCGCCGGGGACGGGCCGGCCGGCTTCGCCGTCATCGAGCAGGCGCTGCTGCGGCCGCCGCCCCGCACCATCCGGCATGGCGTGGCCTTTGCCCTCGCGTTCCGTCCCGAAGTGGTGGCATTCCTGACCTTCCATCTCGGCCGGCCGGGGACGCGGGGGCCGGATGACCTGCCCTTGCGCAACCCGCACTGGCCGGCCCTGTCGTGGCATCGGGCCGAGCGCCTCTGGTCCGATGGCGCCCGCAGCATCGAGTGGAGCGCCGACATCCTGTTTGCGCGGGAGGATGATTGCTCTGCCTTCGCCCGGCAGTTCCATTCTGCTTTGGGCATTGAACAGCCGGTGGGCTGA
- a CDS encoding SCP-like extracellular (PFAM: SCP-like extracellular~KEGG: nha:Nham_3556 allergen V5/TPX-1 related) — protein sequence MRDPILRRPLLAGAGLALLLTLGACGTTDTQLDSQPAFYINLAKTGKPVDAAAAASIISDYRVGRGLTPVTIDDQLNKIAQDQANAMARADNLSHEVGGRNFMTRMKASGYNASKAVENVGAGYHTLAEAFSGWRDSPSHNKNMLEPGVTRMGIATANAPNSKYKVYWALVLAEPDKSGR from the coding sequence ATGCGCGACCCGATCCTCCGCCGTCCCCTTCTCGCCGGTGCCGGGCTCGCGCTGCTGCTGACGCTGGGCGCCTGCGGCACCACCGACACCCAGCTCGACAGCCAGCCGGCCTTCTACATCAACCTCGCCAAGACCGGGAAGCCGGTGGACGCGGCGGCCGCCGCCTCCATCATCTCCGACTACCGGGTCGGGCGCGGGCTGACCCCCGTCACCATCGACGACCAGCTCAACAAGATCGCCCAGGACCAGGCCAACGCCATGGCGCGGGCCGACAATCTCTCCCACGAGGTGGGCGGGCGCAATTTCATGACCCGCATGAAGGCCTCCGGCTACAACGCCTCCAAGGCGGTGGAGAATGTGGGCGCGGGCTACCACACCCTTGCGGAAGCCTTCTCCGGCTGGCGCGATTCCCCCTCCCACAACAAGAACATGCTGGAACCGGGGGTGACCCGCATGGGCATCGCCACGGCCAATGCGCCCAATTCCAAGTACAAGGTCTATTGGGCCCTGGTGCTGGCCGAGCCGGACAAGAGCGGGCGGTGA
- a CDS encoding conserved hypothetical protein (KEGG: bra:BRADO1669 hypothetical protein): MHNKRLEALRANPGGEWRPADIEITASQYAMKFRKVTGTHVVFTHPSVPDCVAVPMKQKIRSVHVKAFVAMVDRMDEQDQ; this comes from the coding sequence ATGCATAACAAGAGGCTCGAAGCCTTGCGCGCCAATCCCGGCGGGGAGTGGCGGCCCGCCGACATCGAGATCACCGCATCCCAATATGCGATGAAGTTTCGCAAGGTGACCGGGACCCACGTGGTCTTCACCCACCCCTCGGTGCCCGATTGCGTCGCCGTGCCCATGAAGCAGAAGATCCGCTCCGTCCACGTGAAGGCGTTCGTCGCCATGGTGGACCGCATGGACGAGCAGGACCAATGA
- a CDS encoding transcriptional regulator, TetR family (PFAM: regulatory protein TetR~KEGG: bja:blr7866 transcriptional regulatory protein), producing the protein MGADERAEAGATQAPGPDAPDAHSLEALSARIHERHRDLIKVQKPHVAVANLARIIDAALKLSNRHGFHAMTLRQLAAESGLSMGGLYSYLDSKDTLLLMILGEVAHAVEAELGSAPEAVRADPAAHLNWLIAAHVRLSEAMHAWFVFAYMEAKAFPPEARKRAIDSERLTERIFADVIAEGVRQGVFVAEDPLFAATLIKPLLQDWYVKRSKYRERGIDAQTYAAQVTRFVAGALAAR; encoded by the coding sequence GTGGGCGCAGACGAGAGGGCCGAGGCGGGCGCAACCCAGGCGCCCGGTCCTGATGCGCCGGACGCCCATTCCCTGGAAGCCCTTTCGGCCCGCATCCATGAACGGCACCGCGACCTCATCAAGGTGCAGAAGCCCCACGTGGCGGTGGCAAACCTCGCGCGCATCATCGATGCGGCGCTGAAGCTCTCCAACCGCCACGGCTTCCATGCCATGACCCTGCGCCAGCTGGCGGCCGAATCCGGCCTCAGCATGGGCGGGCTCTATTCCTATCTCGACAGCAAGGACACCCTGCTGCTGATGATCCTCGGTGAGGTGGCCCACGCCGTGGAGGCGGAGCTGGGCAGCGCGCCTGAGGCGGTGCGGGCAGATCCTGCGGCGCACCTCAACTGGCTGATCGCCGCGCATGTGCGGCTGTCCGAGGCCATGCACGCGTGGTTCGTGTTCGCCTATATGGAGGCCAAAGCCTTCCCGCCCGAGGCCAGGAAGCGCGCCATCGACAGCGAGCGGCTCACCGAGCGCATCTTCGCGGACGTGATCGCTGAGGGCGTGCGGCAGGGGGTGTTCGTGGCCGAGGACCCGCTGTTCGCCGCCACCCTCATCAAGCCGCTGCTTCAGGACTGGTACGTGAAGCGCAGCAAGTATCGCGAGCGCGGCATCGATGCGCAGACCTATGCGGCGCAGGTGACGCGCTTCGTGGCAGGCGCGCTGGCGGCGCGGTGA
- a CDS encoding Activator of Hsp90 ATPase 1 family protein (PFAM: Activator of Hsp90 ATPase 1 family protein~KEGG: bja:blr5653 hypothetical protein), which translates to MSDVIETRSIVTEAEFEYPVDIVWRAITDSEWLAVWFFPNDIQPLEGHRFTIWGRPIERWDGEFQCQVKTAVPERELSFSWKGGHEELKGFGHYIDTVVTWTLTPTPSGGTHFRFVHDGFSTAATSDGVFDVMNKGSQSVLRTLTRRLPDLIQHGA; encoded by the coding sequence ATGTCGGATGTTATCGAGACCCGCTCCATCGTCACCGAAGCCGAGTTCGAGTATCCGGTGGACATTGTCTGGCGCGCCATTACCGATTCCGAATGGCTCGCCGTCTGGTTCTTTCCCAATGATATCCAGCCCCTGGAAGGGCACCGCTTCACCATCTGGGGCCGGCCCATCGAGCGCTGGGACGGCGAGTTCCAGTGCCAGGTGAAGACCGCCGTGCCCGAGCGCGAGCTGTCCTTCAGCTGGAAGGGCGGGCACGAGGAGCTGAAGGGCTTCGGTCATTATATCGACACGGTGGTCACCTGGACCCTCACGCCCACACCCTCCGGCGGCACCCATTTCCGCTTCGTCCATGACGGCTTCAGCACCGCCGCCACCTCCGACGGGGTGTTCGACGTGATGAACAAGGGCTCCCAGAGCGTGCTGCGCACCTTGACCCGCCGCCTGCCGGACCTCATCCAGCACGGCGCATAA
- a CDS encoding conserved hypothetical protein (KEGG: mag:amb0268 hypothetical protein) — MVKTDYIPELSEVRMERRAPEGPYSLDAEDRVYIEDCLRQVEAAFSTEGFPGMPFEAIPGRALIRRFIVWWRTLEPENEAQSEAHAQLPGAIRLLDTVSSYLEEKARGGR, encoded by the coding sequence TTGGTCAAGACCGACTACATTCCCGAACTCAGCGAAGTGCGCATGGAGCGGCGCGCCCCGGAAGGGCCGTACAGCCTCGACGCCGAAGACCGCGTCTATATCGAGGACTGCCTCCGCCAGGTGGAGGCGGCGTTCAGCACCGAGGGCTTTCCCGGCATGCCGTTCGAGGCCATTCCCGGCCGCGCGCTGATCCGCCGCTTCATCGTGTGGTGGCGCACCCTCGAGCCGGAAAACGAAGCCCAAAGCGAGGCCCACGCCCAGTTGCCCGGCGCCATCCGCCTGCTCGACACCGTCTCCTCCTATCTGGAAGAGAAGGCGCGCGGCGGGCGCTGA
- a CDS encoding MscS Mechanosensitive ion channel (PFAM: MscS Mechanosensitive ion channel~KEGG: sme:SMc00028 hypothetical protein): protein MHVTKPAAVLVALFLSMVVASVPLAQAGAQTAQGQAAPHQSAPAAGAPAAPAPVAGAPAAAPPAAAAPEAAKPVVVPPDPMITAAREKLEAARATLDALDATLALEGLRPNDLDDVRQRLDPARRDLATVSDQISPRVADTESRLSGLGAKPAEGATEDPAVTADRERLQKISSDLGGVLKQNRALLLRADQISDRISSRRRALFTGQLFERSDSILDPDLWGNALSSVSSEWRAVKYFVNDWSSFAQRRQGSLALLGIVLGGFGIGAAVVLGGRLLRRRLRTPPPGSGESFTRLRSAREALKVLVLNACVAPAATMAALAFLGGFDVVPPRAADLLHGLVVAVFIKAIGNAVARALLAPDEPWRRLPPLSDAAAALAFRYFSFAVWTLAIAAFLNALHKVLFAPVGLTVLTSALLALFIAGFIARFLVGVARSEDGGIETEGEASPAEQAASGSRPQWLRLVIWMSVILLIGALVGGYVSFAAFVAARMIVAAAVLGGLYLLYALIDSFFGEGLSAETPRARHMSKTLGLQPTSLELIGVVLSGLLKLLLFVVAAFLIAGSWGTSTADVMDTVERASFGVRIGTATITLWSVFYAVLLLLVSLVAARAFQRWVSTALLPRSGLEPSLQSSIATIVSYVGTIIAIMIAMSEVGLNLENIALVAGALSVGIGFGLQAIVSNFVSGLILLAERPIRVGDTINVKGEEGYVRRISVRSTEIETFERATVIVPNSDLITGMVKNWTHSNTTGRIIVAVNVSYDCDAEEVRDILVGCACDHPQVLQTPPPRVFLTKFADAGMAFELRCVVANVDYGLTVKSDLHFQVLARFRKAGIGMAIQPWASLSRAPADMVPPPPAPPDPLQ, encoded by the coding sequence ATGCATGTAACGAAGCCCGCGGCCGTTCTGGTCGCGCTCTTCCTGTCGATGGTTGTGGCGAGCGTTCCCCTGGCCCAGGCCGGGGCGCAGACGGCGCAGGGGCAGGCCGCCCCGCACCAGAGCGCGCCCGCCGCGGGCGCGCCGGCTGCGCCTGCGCCCGTCGCCGGAGCCCCTGCTGCTGCTCCGCCTGCTGCCGCCGCTCCGGAAGCGGCGAAGCCGGTGGTGGTGCCGCCCGATCCCATGATCACCGCCGCCCGCGAGAAGCTGGAAGCGGCACGGGCCACCCTCGACGCCCTCGACGCGACGCTGGCGCTGGAGGGGCTGCGCCCCAACGACCTCGACGACGTGCGCCAGCGGCTCGACCCCGCCCGCCGCGACCTTGCGACGGTGAGCGACCAGATCTCCCCGCGCGTCGCCGACACGGAGAGCCGGCTGAGCGGCCTCGGCGCCAAGCCCGCCGAGGGCGCCACCGAGGACCCGGCGGTGACCGCCGACCGCGAGCGCCTGCAGAAGATCAGCTCCGACCTTGGCGGCGTCCTGAAGCAGAACCGCGCCCTGTTGCTGCGCGCCGACCAGATCTCCGACCGCATCAGTTCCCGCCGCCGGGCGCTGTTCACCGGCCAGCTGTTCGAGCGCTCGGACTCCATCCTCGATCCCGATCTCTGGGGCAACGCGTTGTCCTCGGTGTCGTCCGAGTGGCGGGCCGTCAAGTATTTCGTGAACGACTGGTCCTCGTTCGCGCAGCGCCGCCAGGGCTCCCTCGCCTTGCTCGGCATCGTGCTGGGCGGCTTCGGCATCGGCGCCGCTGTGGTGCTGGGCGGGCGTCTGCTGCGCCGCCGGCTGCGCACGCCGCCGCCGGGGTCGGGCGAGAGCTTCACAAGGCTGCGCTCCGCCCGCGAGGCGCTGAAGGTGCTCGTCCTCAACGCCTGCGTGGCGCCCGCCGCCACCATGGCCGCCCTTGCCTTTCTGGGCGGGTTCGACGTGGTGCCGCCGCGCGCCGCGGACTTGCTGCACGGGCTGGTGGTGGCGGTCTTCATCAAGGCCATCGGCAATGCGGTGGCGCGCGCGCTGCTCGCTCCCGACGAGCCGTGGCGCCGCCTGCCGCCGCTCTCGGACGCCGCCGCAGCGCTGGCTTTCCGCTACTTCTCGTTCGCGGTGTGGACGCTGGCCATCGCCGCCTTCCTCAACGCCCTGCACAAGGTGCTGTTTGCCCCCGTGGGCCTGACGGTGCTGACCAGCGCGCTGCTTGCCCTGTTCATCGCCGGCTTCATCGCCCGCTTCCTGGTGGGTGTCGCGCGCTCGGAGGATGGCGGCATCGAGACCGAGGGCGAGGCCTCCCCGGCGGAGCAGGCGGCGTCCGGCAGCCGCCCGCAATGGCTGCGCCTTGTCATCTGGATGTCGGTGATCCTGCTCATCGGCGCCCTGGTGGGCGGCTATGTGAGCTTCGCCGCCTTCGTCGCCGCCCGCATGATCGTGGCCGCAGCGGTGCTGGGTGGGCTCTACCTGCTCTACGCCCTCATCGATTCCTTCTTCGGCGAGGGGCTTTCGGCCGAGACGCCGCGCGCGCGGCATATGTCCAAGACCCTCGGCCTCCAGCCCACCAGCCTCGAGCTGATCGGGGTGGTGCTCTCCGGCCTGCTGAAGCTGCTGCTGTTCGTGGTGGCCGCCTTCCTCATCGCCGGCAGCTGGGGCACCTCCACCGCCGACGTGATGGACACGGTGGAGCGCGCCTCCTTCGGCGTGCGCATCGGCACCGCCACCATCACCCTGTGGAGCGTGTTCTACGCGGTGTTGCTGCTGCTGGTGAGCCTGGTGGCCGCCCGCGCCTTCCAACGCTGGGTTTCCACCGCCCTGTTGCCGCGCTCGGGGCTGGAGCCGTCGCTGCAATCCTCCATCGCCACCATCGTCAGCTATGTGGGCACCATCATCGCCATCATGATCGCCATGAGCGAGGTGGGACTGAACCTGGAGAACATCGCGCTGGTGGCCGGCGCGCTCTCGGTGGGTATCGGCTTCGGCCTCCAGGCCATCGTGTCCAACTTCGTGTCGGGCCTGATCCTGCTCGCCGAGCGGCCCATAAGGGTGGGCGACACCATCAATGTGAAGGGCGAGGAGGGCTATGTGCGGCGCATCTCGGTGCGCTCCACCGAGATCGAGACCTTCGAGCGCGCCACGGTGATCGTGCCCAATTCCGACCTCATCACCGGCATGGTGAAGAACTGGACGCACTCCAACACCACCGGCCGCATCATCGTGGCGGTGAACGTGTCCTACGATTGCGATGCGGAGGAGGTGCGCGACATCCTCGTCGGCTGCGCCTGCGACCATCCGCAGGTGCTGCAGACGCCGCCGCCGCGGGTGTTCCTCACCAAGTTCGCCGATGCGGGCATGGCATTCGAGCTGCGCTGCGTGGTGGCCAATGTGGACTACGGCCTGACGGTGAAGAGCGACCTGCATTTTCAGGTGCTCGCGCGCTTCCGCAAGGCCGGCATCGGCATGGCGATCCAGCCCTGGGCCTCGCTGTCGCGCGCGCCCGCCGACATGGTGCCGCCGCCGCCGGCCCCGCCAGATCCGCTCCAGTGA
- a CDS encoding peptidase A24A prepilin type IV (PFAM: peptidase A24A prepilin type IV~KEGG: rpc:RPC_3012 peptidase A24A, prepilin type IV), whose amino-acid sequence MAMSFPTALSAGDRAGKAALAAVIAAAMATSLAVEPSIGGLLAAALVPVLAAIAVIDARHFIIPDSLNALGALLGLAAAATAPEPADGLGAAILGGAALAFVFLAIHLGYRALRGRDGLGLGDVKLAAVAGIWLSVTAMPVAVEIAALAGLLAYGITRLAAGRAVRVRDRLPFGLFFAPAIWIGWLFDRWSAGLL is encoded by the coding sequence ATGGCGATGTCTTTCCCCACGGCACTGTCCGCCGGTGACCGCGCCGGCAAGGCGGCCCTCGCGGCGGTGATCGCAGCCGCCATGGCGACGAGCCTTGCGGTCGAGCCATCCATCGGTGGACTGCTGGCTGCGGCGCTGGTGCCGGTCCTTGCCGCCATCGCCGTCATCGACGCACGGCACTTCATCATTCCCGATTCCTTGAACGCGCTGGGTGCGCTCCTCGGCCTCGCCGCTGCCGCCACCGCGCCGGAACCGGCGGATGGCCTCGGCGCGGCGATCCTCGGCGGCGCAGCCTTGGCCTTCGTGTTCCTGGCCATCCACCTCGGCTATCGCGCGTTGCGCGGCCGCGACGGGCTGGGGCTGGGCGACGTGAAGCTCGCGGCGGTGGCGGGAATCTGGCTCAGCGTCACCGCCATGCCGGTGGCGGTGGAGATCGCGGCGCTCGCCGGGCTCCTCGCCTATGGCATCACCCGTCTCGCCGCCGGCCGCGCCGTGCGGGTACGGGACCGGTTGCCGTTCGGCCTGTTCTTCGCGCCAGCCATCTGGATCGGCTGGCTCTTCGACCGCTGGTCGGCCGGGCTGTTGTGA